One Chloroflexota bacterium genomic window, GGGGGGTGCCCATGGCTTTTACCTGGTCTATGAGGTCCCTGCCCTCCTGGGTGGTGAGCTCCAGGGGGTGGCGCTGGGGCTGGGCCACCGCCCGGCAGTGGCGGCAGGCCAGGGGACAGGCCTTCGTCAACTCCCAGAAGACCAGGACGGGGGAGTCCCTCTCAGGCAAGGCCTATCTCCTCGTCGCTGAGGTAGCAGGCGGGGTCGGGGGCCCATATATCGCCATGGACCGCCTCCGCCCGGACCCGGAAGTTGCCCCCGCAGAGCTCCTGGTAGCGGCAGAGGCCACAGCGCCCGGTGAGGTGTTTCCTCCGCTCCCTGAGGGACTGGAGGAGGGGCTGGGAGGGGTCTTCCCATATCCGGGAAAAGGGCCTCTCCTTCAAATTACCCAGGGAATAATGCCTCCAGAACTGGTCGGGGTGGACCCCTCCCCTCTCATCTATGGCCCCGATGCCCACCCCTGAGCTGTTCCCCCCGTTCTTTAAGAGTTCCCGGTAGATATCTTCCGCCCTGCCCGGCTCACCCTCCCGGAGCCTGAGGTAGAGATAGACGCTGTCGGCGTGGTTGTCCACCGTCATGACCTCCCGCATCCCGTTCCTGTTCAGCTCCCGGGTGCGCTGGAAGATGAGGTCCATGAGGTCCCGGGTCTCCTGTGGCCCCAGGTCCCAGTCCTTTAGCTTTGAGCCCCGCCCGGAATACACCAGGTGATAGAAACACAGGCGGTCAATCCCTTCATCCCTGACAAGGTCGAAGATGGCGGGGACCTGGGGGGCATTGTGGCGGGTGAGGGTGAAGCGCACCCCCGTCCTTATCCCCGCCTCTCGTATATGCCCCAGCCCCTGGAGGGCCTCCCGGAAGGCCCCCTTTTTCCCGCGGAAGCGGTCATGGGCCTCCTCCAGCCCGTCCAGGCTCACCCCCACGTAGGAAACCCCGGCTTTCTTCAGGGCCGAGGCCATCTCCCCGGTGATGAGGGTGCCATTGGTGGAGATTACCGCCTTCATTCCCCTTTGAGTGGCATGGGCCACCAGCTCCAGGAGGTCCTCCCTGATAGTGGGTTCCCCCCCCGAGAAGAGGACGACCGGGACGCCGTAGCTGGCCAGGTCTTCCAGCAGGGCCTTGCCCTCGGCCGTACTCAGTTCTCCCTCTGTCCTCTCCCTGGCCTCG contains:
- a CDS encoding radical SAM protein; translation: MLSVTRLLLGLPMPGDSLRYGPARHRRPVVVWNLTQRCNLHCLHCYAEARERTEGELSTAEGKALLEDLASYGVPVVLFSGGEPTIREDLLELVAHATQRGMKAVISTNGTLITGEMASALKKAGVSYVGVSLDGLEEAHDRFRGKKGAFREALQGLGHIREAGIRTGVRFTLTRHNAPQVPAIFDLVRDEGIDRLCFYHLVYSGRGSKLKDWDLGPQETRDLMDLIFQRTRELNRNGMREVMTVDNHADSVYLYLRLREGEPGRAEDIYRELLKNGGNSSGVGIGAIDERGGVHPDQFWRHYSLGNLKERPFSRIWEDPSQPLLQSLRERRKHLTGRCGLCRYQELCGGNFRVRAEAVHGDIWAPDPACYLSDEEIGLA